TTTCGTAGAGCTTTTTTAATAAATTATCCATAAATTGCACTCCTTTCGCCAATAACATTATTATATAAGATATTTAATAATAAATAAAAAAATAAAAATTTACAAAATCTACAGAAACTTACAATTAAATAGCAAAAACATAGATTTTAAAATATTTACTTAAAGTTAACACTAATATTAAATATCCTTAAATATTAACTTATAAACTTTTATATTAAGATACTTCTGGAGGTATTTATGACAAAAAAAATTTTAAAGAGAATTTTTACTTTCACATTAACTTTTTTATTTCTATTATCAAGTATATCATTTTCTCAAGAAAAAGCACCTAAGTATGTATTTTATTTTATAGGAGATGGCTTAGGCCTATCTCAAAGGGCAATTGCTCAATTGTTCGTAAGAATTAAAAAGGGTGACTCTAATTGTAAACTTACCATGAATACTTTTCCTGTTGTAGGAATTAAAACTACCCACTCTGCCGATTCGCTGGTGACAGATTCGGCAGCAGCAGGTACTGCCTTGGCCACAGGATATAAAACTAATAATGGTGTTATAGGGAAATTGCCAGATGGTACAGATGTAAAGAGCATATTAGAAGCGGCAGAAGAAAAGGGATATGCAACGGGATTGATATCAGATACTAGATTAACCCACGCCACATTAGCTTCATTTGTTTCTCACAATTGGGATAGACATAATGAAAATGAAATTGCAGTAGATTTTTTAAATAGTAATGTGGAATTTTTAGGAGCTGGAGGATATGGACATTTTGTACCTGAAAATTGGAAATATGGAGAGTCAGATAGAAAAGACAATTGGAATATATTAAAGGAATTTCATAGGAAGGGTTACAGAGTTTTTGCAACAGAAAAGGAAACTAATAATTTCTTGAAACATAAGCCCGTAGGAAAGGAAAAAGTAATTGCTCTACTTGTAGATTCCCATCTACCCTACGAGCTTGATAGGGGGAATAATTTAAATACTCCAAATTTAGAGCAATTGACTCAAAAGGGAATAGATGCATTATGTAAATACGAAAAGGGTTTCTTTATGGTAGTTGAAGGCGGAAGAATAGACCATGCCTGTCATTATAATGATGTGGTGGGAACTATACATGAAGTACTGGCTTTTGATCATGCTATCAAAAAGGCCTATGAATTTTATAAAAAACATCCCAAAGAAACTTTAATAGTAGTGACAGCAGACCATGAAACTGGTGGCTTGGGACTTGGCACAGGTGTTGGTTATTTTATGAAGCTAGAAGAACTAAAAGATGTGAAACGCTCTATTGACCACTTAGTAACGGGAAATAAAAAATATGCAGGAGATAGATTGGCATACTTGAACTTTTTAGAAGAAGTATATGGATTGGATAATTTAACTAAAAGGGAAATGGAAAAATTAGAAAAAGCCATGGAATTAGAGGACAAAAACATAGAAGGTGATAAAGATGAATACGGCCATTTGTTTAAAAGTCCAGTGGCTCTGGCAACAGCCCATATAATATCCGAAAGGGCTAATATACATTGGACTACCTTTGTGCACACAGGGGTACCAGTGCCACTTACAGCCATTGGGGTAGGAGCTGAAAAGTTTGGTGGATACAATGATAATACAACAATTCCTAAAAATATGGCTGAAATAATGAAAGTTAATCTAGGACATTAAAGAAAATATGATTATTTTATACTTTCTGTAAGAATTAAGACAACCTATACACAATGGTCTTTTCTCCTGAGTATAATGTACTATCAAAAAGTAAGGAGAGAAAACTATGGGGAAAAACATAAATAATACTATAACAAATGCATATGCTATTTTAGCTGCTGTTTTTGCCATAATAGTGGCAGAAAGACTAGATTTAAACCAACAAAATGTATTCGGAAACTTTATACAAACTCTAGGGCAAAGTATTCTAACTATAAGTGCGGCAGGTGAACAGCAAGAAAAGGCCAATATGCCTGAATCAAAAGATTATGAAATGTATTATCAAATTAAAATGTTAAAAGAACAAATAGAACACTTAGAAAATAAGCTTACTAAAAAAGGTGACAAAGATTAGGGAAGAATAAAATACTATTTAAGATTCTCTTCCTTACAATAAAAATAACCTTTTAACTTTTAATATATTATTATAAAATTATAATTAAATTATAAAATACAAAGGAGGATTATGGTGAGAATAGGATTTATAACAGATATTCATTCTAATAAATATGCATTAGAGGAGATACTAAAGGATACAAAAAAGAGAAACTTAGATAAAATATTTTGTATGGGAGATTTAGTTGGATATGGCCCCTTTCCAAATGAAGTGATAAATAAGATAAAGGAAGAAAAAATACCTACAATTCAAGGGAACTATGACCAAAGTGTAGGAGAAGAGCTCATGGCCTGCGGTTGTGATTATAAGGATCAAAAGGTAATGGAAATGGGTGTGAAATCCCTATATTGGACTCAAGAAAATACAAGTGATGAAAATAAAAAATGGTTAAGGGAATTACCAAAGGAAATGGATGTGGAAGTAGAGGAAAATAAAATAAAATTAGTTCATGGTAGCCCGAGACGAAATAACGAGTATCTTTATGAAGATGCAGATGTTTTAGAGGAAGTAACTGAAAAGGCAGATTTTAATATATTAGTTTGTGGTCATACACACAAACCCTACGGAAAATATGTAAATAATGTATTTGTAGTAAATGCTGGTAGTGTAGGTAAACCTAAACATGGCAATCCAAATGGAACCTATGTGATCTTAGATATTAAAGATGACATACATATGGAAATTGTGGAAGTTGAATATGATTATGAGAAAATGGCAAAGGCCATAGAGGAAAGTGAAATTCCTAGCGCCTTTGCAGAAAAAATTAGAAAAGGTATAAGCTAAAAGAATGGGAGAGTATAATATTCTCCCATTCTTTTTTTAAAAATATCAAATTTTATAAACTTGTTCATAAAAGTGAAGATGCAGTAATAGTATGTATATTAGGGACATATGTTTTTAGGAGTTTGAAAATTTGAAATTGACATTTCTATCAAAATTTTTGTAAAAATTGAAGGAATTTCCGATTTTGGAGAGAATATAGTTTAAGAGAGTTGTGTCAGGAGGATTAAAACTCCAAAAACTTAAGCACAAAACTAATCCAAAAAATAGGGAGGAATGAAGGTTGAAAAGATTATTATCGTTCTTGCTAATTTTCGTGTTGATGTTTTCATTAGCAGCATGTGGAAGCCAACAAGAAACTAGTACAGAAGAAACTAAGGAAGAAGCTAAGGCTGAAGAAACTACAGAAGCTCCTAAGTATAAAATAGGAGTAATAACTGGAACTGTATCACAAGGTGAAGAAGAGTTTAGAGCTGGACAAAAAATTAAGGAAATGTATGGTGACATGATTGTTACTCAAACATATCCTGATAACTTCATGAAAGAGCAAGAAACTACAATCTCTAACATATTAGGTGTTGCATCAGATCCTGATGTAAAAGCTATAGTTATGGTTCAGGCTATTCCTGGAACATCTGCAGCTATTGACCAATTAAGAGAAGTAAGACCAGATATCCTATTCATAGCTGGAGTTCCTGGTGAAGACCCAGACGTTATCGCTTCTAAAGCAGACGTAGTATTCCAGGCAGATGAACTTGGAATGGGTACTGCTGTTATAGATCAAGCTAACAAAATGGGAGCTAAGACTTTCGTACACTACTCTTTCCCAAGACATATGTCTTATGCATTACTTGCAAAGAGAAGAGACTTATTTAAAGTTAGATGTGAAGAATTAGGAATTAAGTTTGTAGACGCAACTGCTCCAGATCCAACAGGAGATGCTGGTGTTCCAGGAGCGCAACAATTTATTTTAGAAGATGTTCCTAGAAAGATTGAAGAATTTGGTAAAGATACTGCATTCTTCTCAACAAACTGTTCTATGCAAGAGCCACTTATTAAAGCATCATTACAAGGTGGAGCTATATTACCACAACAATGTTGTCCTTCTCCATACCATGGATATCCAGGGGCATTAGGAATTGAGATTCCAGATGACAAAAAAGGTGACATTGAGTTTGCTGTAGAGCAAATCAAAGGAAAAGTTGCAGAAGGAAATGGAACTGGAAGATTCTCAACTTGGCCAGTACCAGTTAATATGATGTTCGTTGAAGCTGGAGTTGAATATGCAAAGGCTTACATTGAAGGTCAAACTGACGGAAAAGCTGACCAAGCTAAGGTTAAAGAATTATTTGAAAAGTATGCAGGAGTTGAAATGGAACTTACTACATATGAAAACGAAGAGACAGGCAAAAAGCATGACAACTTCTTTATGGTTCTATCTGGTTATATAACTTTCTAAATCAAAGTATAAAGGTTGTCGTATTTTCGACAACCTTTATTAAAATTCTTTATTAAGGTAATGGGAAAGATTGAAAAAACATGGATGGCGGATTCAAATGAAAAGGTTTGTTTTACGTAATATGATTTAAGATAAATTTGTGTAAATGGATTTTGTTTATGGACTACTTTAAACAATGAAAAATTGAAAGTTGTGAGTCAGAAATTTGTTTGAAGTATGAAGGAGGCTATATTGAATGTCTGAGTATGTACTAGAAATGAGGAATATAAAAAAGGACTATTTTGGGAATAAGGTTTTAAAAGGAATAGATTTAAAGGTAGAAAAGGGAGAAGTTTACGCTCTTTTAGGAGAAAATGGTGCAGGAAAATCTACACTTATGAATATTTTATTTGGTATGCCAGTTATCCATTCTACTGGTGGGTTTGAGGGAGAGGTACTTATAGATGGTAAAAAAGTAAACATTAATTCACCTCAAATGGCTATGGAAATGGGAATCGGAATGGTGCATCAAGAATTCATGCTGATACCTGGATTTACTATAAGTGAAAATATTAAATTAAATAGAGAAACACTAAAGGACAATGGATTTAGTAGAGTTTTTGGACAATCTTTAAAGACGCTAGATACTAAGTCTATGGATAAGGATGCTAGAGTTGCCCTAGACAAATTAGATATGAATATTGATGAGTGGGTAAAGGTATCAGGACTTCCGGTTGGATATATGCAGTTCATAGAAATTGCCAGGGAAATAGATAAGTTAAATGTTAAATTATTGGTATTTGATGAGCCAACGGCCGTTCTTACAGAAAGTGAAGCGGACAACCTATTAGATGCCATGAGGCGTATTACGGATTCTGGAATATCTATTATATTTATAACCCACAGATTAGATGAGGTTATGAATGTGTCTAAAAACATTAGTATTTTAAGAGATGGTGAAAGTGTGGCTGCTCTTAAGAAGGTAGATACGAATGTAATGGAATTAGCAGAACTTATGGTAGGAAGAAAAATTGAAGGTTTGTCTGATATAAATGAAGGGTCACAAGATTATGAAAACAGAGAAATTGCTGTAAAAGCTAAGGACTTTGTAGTTGAAATGCCTGGTGAAGAAGTAAAGGGTATTGATTTAGAAATATATAAGGGAGAAATATTTGGTATAGGAGGACTTGCAGGTCAAGGAAAAATTGGTGTTGCCAATGGTATAATGGGGCTTTATCCTTCCCAGGGGGAAGTTTATATAAACGGCAAAGAACTAACACTTAATTCTCCTATAGATTCACTTAAAAGTGGACTTTCCTTTGTGTCTGAAGATAGACGTGAAGTTGGGCTTTTACTAGATGAATCAATAGAGAATAATATTGCCATGACAGCCATGCAGGTAAATGAAAAATTCTTAAAGAAGTTTGGATTTTTCAGTCATAAGGATACAAAACATATAAGAAATCATGCTAATAATATGGTTGAACAATTTGATATTAGATGTGTTGGCCCTCATCAATTAACTAGAAGGTTAAGTGGTGGAAATCAGCAAAAGGTATGTTTAGCTCGTGCTATTACCCTAGAACCAAATATCCTTTTAGTATCAGAACCAACACGTGGTATAGATATTGGTGCTAAGAAATTAGTACTTGATGTATTAAAAGAATTAAATGAAAAGCAAGGAATGACTATAATTATGACTTCTTCTGAATTGGGAGAATTAAGGTCCATATGCGACAGAATTGCCATTGTAACAGAAGGTAAAGTTGAAGGAATATTAAGACCTAATGATTCTGATGTGGACTTTGGTCTTATGATGTCTGGGGATTATCATAAGGCAAATAGAAAGGAGGCAAAATAAGATGAAAACTATAGCAGAAAAAGTTGTTAAACCTTTAGGAATACCAAGACTTATAATAATATCATTCTTAGCTATCTTATATGTATCAGCCTTCTTTTTAAAGTTGCCAGTGGCTGGTCTTGTTAATAGTCATTTAGTGCGTATGGGTATGAATGGAGTACTTGTACTTGCCATG
This is a stretch of genomic DNA from Anaeromicrobium sediminis. It encodes these proteins:
- a CDS encoding alkaline phosphatase; this encodes MTKKILKRIFTFTLTFLFLLSSISFSQEKAPKYVFYFIGDGLGLSQRAIAQLFVRIKKGDSNCKLTMNTFPVVGIKTTHSADSLVTDSAAAGTALATGYKTNNGVIGKLPDGTDVKSILEAAEEKGYATGLISDTRLTHATLASFVSHNWDRHNENEIAVDFLNSNVEFLGAGGYGHFVPENWKYGESDRKDNWNILKEFHRKGYRVFATEKETNNFLKHKPVGKEKVIALLVDSHLPYELDRGNNLNTPNLEQLTQKGIDALCKYEKGFFMVVEGGRIDHACHYNDVVGTIHEVLAFDHAIKKAYEFYKKHPKETLIVVTADHETGGLGLGTGVGYFMKLEELKDVKRSIDHLVTGNKKYAGDRLAYLNFLEEVYGLDNLTKREMEKLEKAMELEDKNIEGDKDEYGHLFKSPVALATAHIISERANIHWTTFVHTGVPVPLTAIGVGAEKFGGYNDNTTIPKNMAEIMKVNLGH
- a CDS encoding metallophosphoesterase family protein, with the protein product MRIGFITDIHSNKYALEEILKDTKKRNLDKIFCMGDLVGYGPFPNEVINKIKEEKIPTIQGNYDQSVGEELMACGCDYKDQKVMEMGVKSLYWTQENTSDENKKWLRELPKEMDVEVEENKIKLVHGSPRRNNEYLYEDADVLEEVTEKADFNILVCGHTHKPYGKYVNNVFVVNAGSVGKPKHGNPNGTYVILDIKDDIHMEIVEVEYDYEKMAKAIEESEIPSAFAEKIRKGIS
- a CDS encoding DUF3798 domain-containing protein, whose translation is MKRLLSFLLIFVLMFSLAACGSQQETSTEETKEEAKAEETTEAPKYKIGVITGTVSQGEEEFRAGQKIKEMYGDMIVTQTYPDNFMKEQETTISNILGVASDPDVKAIVMVQAIPGTSAAIDQLREVRPDILFIAGVPGEDPDVIASKADVVFQADELGMGTAVIDQANKMGAKTFVHYSFPRHMSYALLAKRRDLFKVRCEELGIKFVDATAPDPTGDAGVPGAQQFILEDVPRKIEEFGKDTAFFSTNCSMQEPLIKASLQGGAILPQQCCPSPYHGYPGALGIEIPDDKKGDIEFAVEQIKGKVAEGNGTGRFSTWPVPVNMMFVEAGVEYAKAYIEGQTDGKADQAKVKELFEKYAGVEMELTTYENEETGKKHDNFFMVLSGYITF
- a CDS encoding sugar ABC transporter ATP-binding protein; translation: MSEYVLEMRNIKKDYFGNKVLKGIDLKVEKGEVYALLGENGAGKSTLMNILFGMPVIHSTGGFEGEVLIDGKKVNINSPQMAMEMGIGMVHQEFMLIPGFTISENIKLNRETLKDNGFSRVFGQSLKTLDTKSMDKDARVALDKLDMNIDEWVKVSGLPVGYMQFIEIAREIDKLNVKLLVFDEPTAVLTESEADNLLDAMRRITDSGISIIFITHRLDEVMNVSKNISILRDGESVAALKKVDTNVMELAELMVGRKIEGLSDINEGSQDYENREIAVKAKDFVVEMPGEEVKGIDLEIYKGEIFGIGGLAGQGKIGVANGIMGLYPSQGEVYINGKELTLNSPIDSLKSGLSFVSEDRREVGLLLDESIENNIAMTAMQVNEKFLKKFGFFSHKDTKHIRNHANNMVEQFDIRCVGPHQLTRRLSGGNQQKVCLARAITLEPNILLVSEPTRGIDIGAKKLVLDVLKELNEKQGMTIIMTSSELGELRSICDRIAIVTEGKVEGILRPNDSDVDFGLMMSGDYHKANRKEAK